In the genome of Cryptomeria japonica chromosome 8, Sugi_1.0, whole genome shotgun sequence, one region contains:
- the LOC131858001 gene encoding uncharacterized protein LOC131858001 isoform X2, translating to MEKIQHRHVDVKGLKLHVAEIGSGPDVLLLHGFPEIWYSWRFQMIALADAGFHAIAPDFRGYGLSDQPSEIENAGFVDLVEDLIGILDAFSIQKVFVVGKDFGAMVAYYLDLLHPHRLRGLVMMGVPYMRPGPQIIAIDKLPPGFYVRHWQEPGRGLADFGRFDVETVVRNIYTLFSRSELPVAEEGKEIMDLYDPATPLPAWFTEDDLKMYSSLNWGKLEELTDYTIQAPTLLIMGSKDYVLNLEGMESYINQGMLKDDMPNLEIKFFPEGSHFVQEQFPEEVNKITIDFLNKQLLS from the exons ATGGAGAAAATACAGCACAGGCATGTTGATGTCAAAGGACTCAAGTTACATGTTGCTGAGATCGGCTCAG GTCCAGATGTGCTGCTGTTGCATGGATTTCCTGAAATCTGGTATTCTTGGCGTTTTCAGATGATTGCGTTGGCAGATGCAGGATTTCATGCAATAGCTCCTGATTTCAGAGGCTATGGACTCTCTGATCAGCCGTCTGAAATTGAGAATGCTGGTTTTGTAGATCTTGTGGAAGACCTGATTGGTATTCTTGATGCCTTCAGTATTCAAAAA GTATTTGTTGTGGGTAAGGACTTTGGAGCAATGGTTGCATATTATCTGGACCTTCTACACCCTCATCGATTGAGAGGATTGGTAATGATGGGTGTACCTTATATGAGACCAGGTCCACAAATCATTGCGATAGACAAGCTTCCTCCAGGGTTTTATGTCAGACATTGGCAG GAGCCTGGAAGGGGTTTGGCAGATTTTGGGCGTTTTGATGTAGAAACTGTGGTAAGGAATATATACACACTTTTCTCAAGAAGTGAACTGCCAGTGGCAGAGGAGGGCAAAGAGATCATGGACCTTTATGACCCTGCAACTCCCTTGCCTGCTTGGTTTACTGAAGATGACCTCAAAATGTATTCAAGCCT GAACtggggaaaattggaggaattAACAGATTATACCATTCAAGCTCCCACCCTTCTGATCATGGGTAGTAAGGATTATGTTCTAAATTTGGAAGGCATGGAGTCTTATATTAATCAGGGAATGCTCAAGGATGATATGCCCAATCTGGAGATCAAATTCTTTCCTGAAGGAAGCCATTTTGTTCAGGAGCAGTTCCCTGAGGAGGTGAATAAGATTACCATTGATTTTCTCAATAAGCAACTGCTATCATAA
- the LOC131858001 gene encoding uncharacterized protein LOC131858001 isoform X3: MEKIQHRHVDVKGLKLHVAEIGSGPDVLLLHGFPEIWYSWRFQMIALADAGFHAIAPDFRGYGLSDQPSEIENAGFVDLVEDLIGILDAFSIQKVFVVGKDFGAMVAYYLDLLHPHRLRGLVMMGVPYMRPGPQIIAIDKLPPGFYVRHWQEPGRGLADFGRFDVETVVRNIYTLFSRSELPVAEEGKEIMDLYDPATPLPAWFTEDDLKMNWGKLEELTDYTIQAPTLLIMGSKDYVLNLEGMESYINQGMLKDDMPNLEIKFFPEGSHFVQEQFPEEVNKITIDFLNKQLLS; the protein is encoded by the exons ATGGAGAAAATACAGCACAGGCATGTTGATGTCAAAGGACTCAAGTTACATGTTGCTGAGATCGGCTCAG GTCCAGATGTGCTGCTGTTGCATGGATTTCCTGAAATCTGGTATTCTTGGCGTTTTCAGATGATTGCGTTGGCAGATGCAGGATTTCATGCAATAGCTCCTGATTTCAGAGGCTATGGACTCTCTGATCAGCCGTCTGAAATTGAGAATGCTGGTTTTGTAGATCTTGTGGAAGACCTGATTGGTATTCTTGATGCCTTCAGTATTCAAAAA GTATTTGTTGTGGGTAAGGACTTTGGAGCAATGGTTGCATATTATCTGGACCTTCTACACCCTCATCGATTGAGAGGATTGGTAATGATGGGTGTACCTTATATGAGACCAGGTCCACAAATCATTGCGATAGACAAGCTTCCTCCAGGGTTTTATGTCAGACATTGGCAG GAGCCTGGAAGGGGTTTGGCAGATTTTGGGCGTTTTGATGTAGAAACTGTGGTAAGGAATATATACACACTTTTCTCAAGAAGTGAACTGCCAGTGGCAGAGGAGGGCAAAGAGATCATGGACCTTTATGACCCTGCAACTCCCTTGCCTGCTTGGTTTACTGAAGATGACCTCAAAAT GAACtggggaaaattggaggaattAACAGATTATACCATTCAAGCTCCCACCCTTCTGATCATGGGTAGTAAGGATTATGTTCTAAATTTGGAAGGCATGGAGTCTTATATTAATCAGGGAATGCTCAAGGATGATATGCCCAATCTGGAGATCAAATTCTTTCCTGAAGGAAGCCATTTTGTTCAGGAGCAGTTCCCTGAGGAGGTGAATAAGATTACCATTGATTTTCTCAATAAGCAACTGCTATCATAA
- the LOC131858001 gene encoding uncharacterized protein LOC131858001 isoform X1, with product MEKIQHRHVDVKGLKLHVAEIGSGPDVLLLHGFPEIWYSWRFQMIALADAGFHAIAPDFRGYGLSDQPSEIENAGFVDLVEDLIGILDAFSIQKVFVVGKDFGAMVAYYLDLLHPHRLRGLVMMGVPYMRPGPQIIAIDKLPPGFYVRHWQEPGRGLADFGRFDVETVVRNIYTLFSRSELPVAEEGKEIMDLYDPATPLPAWFTEDDLKMYSSLYEKSGFAFPLQVPYMAMKKNWGKLEELTDYTIQAPTLLIMGSKDYVLNLEGMESYINQGMLKDDMPNLEIKFFPEGSHFVQEQFPEEVNKITIDFLNKQLLS from the exons ATGGAGAAAATACAGCACAGGCATGTTGATGTCAAAGGACTCAAGTTACATGTTGCTGAGATCGGCTCAG GTCCAGATGTGCTGCTGTTGCATGGATTTCCTGAAATCTGGTATTCTTGGCGTTTTCAGATGATTGCGTTGGCAGATGCAGGATTTCATGCAATAGCTCCTGATTTCAGAGGCTATGGACTCTCTGATCAGCCGTCTGAAATTGAGAATGCTGGTTTTGTAGATCTTGTGGAAGACCTGATTGGTATTCTTGATGCCTTCAGTATTCAAAAA GTATTTGTTGTGGGTAAGGACTTTGGAGCAATGGTTGCATATTATCTGGACCTTCTACACCCTCATCGATTGAGAGGATTGGTAATGATGGGTGTACCTTATATGAGACCAGGTCCACAAATCATTGCGATAGACAAGCTTCCTCCAGGGTTTTATGTCAGACATTGGCAG GAGCCTGGAAGGGGTTTGGCAGATTTTGGGCGTTTTGATGTAGAAACTGTGGTAAGGAATATATACACACTTTTCTCAAGAAGTGAACTGCCAGTGGCAGAGGAGGGCAAAGAGATCATGGACCTTTATGACCCTGCAACTCCCTTGCCTGCTTGGTTTACTGAAGATGACCTCAAAATGTATTCAAGCCTGTATGAGAAATCAGGATTTGCTTTCCCTTTGCAAGTTCCTTACATGGCTATGAAAAA GAACtggggaaaattggaggaattAACAGATTATACCATTCAAGCTCCCACCCTTCTGATCATGGGTAGTAAGGATTATGTTCTAAATTTGGAAGGCATGGAGTCTTATATTAATCAGGGAATGCTCAAGGATGATATGCCCAATCTGGAGATCAAATTCTTTCCTGAAGGAAGCCATTTTGTTCAGGAGCAGTTCCCTGAGGAGGTGAATAAGATTACCATTGATTTTCTCAATAAGCAACTGCTATCATAA